One Elgaria multicarinata webbii isolate HBS135686 ecotype San Diego chromosome 6, rElgMul1.1.pri, whole genome shotgun sequence DNA segment encodes these proteins:
- the ATN1 gene encoding atrophin-1, whose translation MFSSTRTKENGDPTPKRMKTRQNKDSMSMRSGRKKETPGPREELRTRGRASPGGVSTSSSDGKAEKSRQTTKKGRVEESMAPKGSKQSRPEEISESEGEDTNAPKKTKTEELPRPQSPSDVDSLDGHSFNDETSSDPRDIDQDNRSTSPSVYSPGSVENDSDSSSVLSQGPSRSYHHPPLFPQSPSPAPLVEGLARPPEPNFSLTGEVHPQGPTSGYQSQLEAQASRIFQAQAPQPAPTPSSSSSSPPTSCTTHAPHYPNANVVQMGPKAVSAGAGIPAPPGGREQSLSAKHNPPPTTPISLASVAGGLPPQKTPPNNAPAVLPSAAAAATFPHVLANLPPPPALRPLNNMAATSNSPGMVGQALSGHLPSPHGMGQDKSPVPSRYPYAPPPPPPSSSAQYPLPPPSQALPSYSSSYGHSFPPPSSLSVSSQPPKYTQPSMPSQPVWSQGPPPYSRPLGNTSSHPPASFPGPATQPQHHHNHSSGTGLSPSAAATPQTSGGYAHPLEPGPHHPSHAAYGLRLYPPHSHATYSQAPSASSSSSSSSSSSSSSSSSSSSSSSSSSQGTYPGVCSHPQGQSTATYAFPPPPPPSPAHGAGPPVTSASVTLSTVITTMASSSSAPYKTVSPPVPPPAVAPYGKRTASPSPTFQPPAPYKPGSPPSSSTSSFRAATPPGYRLTSSPAASGYKAPSPAPMASPASGNMAAPPPPLPPLPLSAAQIKQEPSEEYEPPESPMPPVRSPSPAPKVVDVPSHASQSARFNKHLDRGFNSCSRTDLYFVPLDGSKLAKKRADLVEKVRREAEQKAREEKEREREREREKEREREKERELERSVKVAQEGRPVECPSLGPVPHRPSFEQGSAVATVPPYLGPDTPALRTLSEYARPHVMSPSNRNHPFYVPLGAVDPGLLGYNVPAIYSSDPATRERELREREARERDLRDRDLRERLKPGFEVKPAELEQLHAVPSAAMDPFPRHGGLALQAGPGLHPAFPFHPGLGHLERERLALAGGPALRPDMSYAERLAAERQHAERVAALSNDPLARLQMLNVTPHHHQHSHIHSHLHLHQQDAIHAASASVHPLIDPLASGSHLTRIPYPAGTIPNPLLPHPLHENEVLRHQLFAAPYRDLPGSLSAPMSAAHQLQAMHAQSAELQRLALEQQQWLHAHHPLHGVPLPTQEDYYSHLKKESDKPL comes from the exons ATGTTTTCATCCACCCGGACGAAGGAGAATGGGGACCCTACACCCAAAAGAATGAAGACTCGACAAAATAAAGACTCC ATGTCAATGCGGAGTGGTCGGAAGAAGGAGACTCCAGGCCCCCGAGAGGAGCTCAGGACACGGGGCCGAGCCTCTCCAGGTGGTGTCAGCACTTCCAGCAGTGATGGCAAAGCTGAGAAATCCCGGCAAACAACCAAG AAAGGTCGTGTGGAGGAGTCAATGGCCCCTAAAGGAAGCAAGCAAAGCCGACCGGAGGAGATTTCCGAGAGCGAAGGAGAGGACACCAATGCCCCAAAGAAAACGAAAACAGAG gagctgccgaggcctcAGTCTCCCTCAGATGTCGACAGCCTCGATGGTCATAGCTTCAACGATGAGACCAGCAGTGACCCACGTGACATTGACCAGGATAACCGGAGCACCTCTCCCAGCGTCTACAGCCCTGGCAGTGTGGAGAACGATTCTGATTCCTCCTCTGTATTGTCACAAGGACCGTCCCGGTCTTACCATCACCCCCCACTCTTCCCCCAgagcccctcccctgctcccttgGTGGAGGGCCTGGCCCGGCCGCCAGAACCAAACTTCAGCTTAACAGGGGAGGTTCATCCTCAGGGCCCCACAAGTGGCTACCAGTCTCAACTtgaagcccaggcctcaaggATCTTTCAGGCCCAAGCCCCCCAACCAGCTCCTACTCcatcctccagctcttcctcacCCCCCACCTCCTGCACGACCCATGCTCCTCACTATCCTAATGCTAACGTGGTCCAGATGGGCCCCAAAGCCGTGAGTGCAGGCGCGGGCATCCCAGCGCCACCAGGTGGGCGTGAGCAGTCCCTCAGTGCCAAGCACAACCCGCCCCCAACTACCCCGATTTCTCTCGCTTCTGTGGCAGGAGGCCTGCCCCCTCAGAAGACGCCTCCAAACAATGCCCCGGCTGTgcttccttctgctgctgctgccgccaccttcCCCCATGTTTTGGCCAACCTGCCTCCGCCACCAGCTCTGCGCCCTCTAAACAACATGGCTGCCACCTCCAACTCACCAGGAATGGTGGGGCAGGCATTGAGTGGACACCTTCCGTCGCCCCATGGGATGGGGCAGGACAAGTCCCCGGTCCCTTCCCGTTACCCCTATGCCCCTCCACCGCCCCCGCCCAGCTCCTCCGCCCAGtaccccctgcctcccccttcccaggCCCTGCCCAGCTACAGCTCCTCTTACGgccactccttccccccacccagcagCCTCTCGGTTTCCAGCCAGCCCCCCAAGTACACCCAGCCCTCCATGCCCTCCCAGCCTGTGTGGAGCCAAGGCCCACCACCGTATAGCCGCCCTCTAGGGAACACCAGCTCCCACCCTCCTGCCTCTTTTCCTGGCCCGGCCACTCAGCCACAGCACCACCACAACCACAGCAGTGGCACGGGGCTCTCCCCGTCAGCAGCTGCCACTCCTCAGACATCTGGCGGGTACGCCCACCCACTGGAGCCAGGTCCCCACCACCCCTCCCACGCTGCCTATGGGCTACGCCTCTACCCACCCCACAGCCATGCCACGTACAGCCAGGCCCCCTctgcatcttcttcttcctcctcctcctcttcctcctcctcctcttcctcgtcctcctcctcgtcctcctcctcctcctcgtcccaGGGAACATACCCAGGGGTCTGCAGTCATCCCCAGGGGCAGAGCACTGCCACCTATGCCTTccctccaccacctccaccttCGCCTGCACATGGGGCTGGGCCCCCTGTCACCTCAGCCTCAGTTACCCTATCCACTGTCATAACCACAAtggcctcctcctcttcagccccCTACAAGACGGTGTCCCCTCCAGTGCCCCCCCCTGCTGTGGCCCCCTACGGGAAGCGAACCGCTTCGCCATCGCCCACCttccagccccctgccccctacAAGCCaggctctcctccttcctcctccacgtCCTCGTTCCGCGCAGCCACGCCACCGGGGTACAGGCTGACCTCTTCCCCTGCGGCGAGTGGCTACAAGGCCCCCTCGCCCGCCCCCATGGCTTCCCCAGCCTCTGGGAATATGGCtgcccctcctccaccattgcccCCACTGCCCCTCAGTGCAGCACAGATCAAGCAAGAGCCTTCAGAAGAATATGAGCCGCCAGAGAGCCCCATGCCTCCAGTCCGGAGTCCTTCACCAGCTCCCAAAGTGGTGGACGTACCAAGTCATGCCAGCCAATCAGCCAG GTTCAACAAACATCTGGATCGTGGCTTCAACTCCTGCTCACGGACTGACCTCTACTTTGTGCCCCTGGATGGCTCCAAACTGGCCAAGAAACGGGCAGATCTAGTTGAGAAGGTGCGCAGAGAAGCGGAGCAGAAGGCTCGGGAGGAGAAGGAgcgtgagagggagagagaacggGAGAAGGAGCgtgagagggagaaggaaagagaaCTGGAAAGGAGCGTG AAGGTGGCACAAGAGGGCAGACCAGTGGAGTGCCCGTCTCTTGGCCCCGTCCCTCACCGCCCGTCTTTTGAGCAAGGCAGCGCAGTAGCCACGGTCCCACCGTACCTGGGCCCTGACACACCGGCGCTCCGCACCCTCAGCGAGTATGCCCGGCCCCACGTTATGTCTCCAAGTAACCGCAACCACCCCTTCTACGTGCCACTGGGAGCAGTTGACCCTGGACTGCTGGGCTACAATGTGCCAGCCATCTACAGCAGCGACCCGGCCACACGGGAGAGAGAGCTGCGAGAACGGGAAGCCCGTGAGCGAGACCTCAGGGACCGGGACCTGCGCGAACGCCTTAAGCCTGGCTTTGAAGTGAAGCCGGCGGAATTGGAGCAGCTCCACGCCGTGCCCAGCGCCGCCATGGATCCTTTCCCACGACACGGGGGGCTCGCTCTGCAGGCCGGCCCAGGCCTGCACCCGGCTTTCCCCTTCCATCCAGGGCTGGGCCACCTGGAGCGGGAGCGGCTAGCGCTGGCGGGCGGCCCAGCCTTGCGCCCCGACATGTCTTATGCCGAGCGATTAGCGGCTGAGCGGCAGCATGCAGAGAGAGTCGCTGCTCTGAGCAACGATCCCTTGGCTCGGCTGCAGATGCTCAACGTGAccccccatcaccaccagcaCTCCCACATCCACTCCCACCTTCATCTCCACCAGCAGGATGCCATCCATGCAG CTTCAGCCTCTGTCCACCCTCTTATTGATCCCCTGGCTTCTGGGTCACATCTCACCCGGATACCCTACCCAGCTGGTACTATCCCTAATCCACTTCTTCCGCACCCACTCCATGAAAATGAGGTGTTGCGCCACCAGCTTTTTG CTGCCCCCTACAGAGATCTGCCCGGCTCACTCTCTGCCCCGATGTCTGCAGCACATCAGCTCCAAGCCATGCATGCACAGTCAGCAGAGCTGCAGCGTTTGGCCCTGGAACAACAGCAATGGCTACACGCCCATCACCCTCTGCATGGAGTGCCACTCCCCACGCAGGAGGATTACTACAG TCACCTGAAAAAGGAAAGTGACAAGCCCCTTTAA